The stretch of DNA ATGACTCAACCCCGTACGGGCCTGGGACGAGGCATCCGGAGCGGCCGGTCCTGGGCGTGTGATTGCGACGTCTTCGGGCCTTATGGGGTTGAATTGGGTCGGTATCTGAATCTGCTTGACCGGCTCGAACCCTATGCGCCCACCAGCCTCTTCGTGACGCTCCCAGACGTGCCCGGGGACGGTGGAGCTACCCTGGATTCTTGGGAAGAGCACCTGTTCGCTTTCGTGGGGCGGGGCTTCCCGTTGGCCTATGTCTTGCAGGATGGTTGCGAGGCCTGGCCCTTTCCTGAAGGCTGTGAGGCCGTGTTTCTGGGCGGCACAGATGCTTGGCGGGAGGCTCACGCGGCAACCCTGCTCGCACGTGCAGCGCGCCAGGGGCTCTACGTGCACGTCGGCCGGGTGAACTCTGCCCGACGCTGCCGTGCCCTGGCCCCCCTGGGCGCAGACAGCGTGGACGGGACCTGGCTGGCCTGGCGGTCTGAAGGCTTGGAGAAGGCGCTGGGCACGCTCGGACACTGGCTGGACGGTGCGCAGCCGCTCCTCAAGCTTGTCGGATAAAGCTCTGGCCCCCGGTGGGGGCCACGGTGCGGGCATGATCGATTCCAGACGCGTGTTCTCGATGTCCTGCGACCTGTTTCCCAGCCTGGGGACGAAAGGGATGGTCAACATGCCTTCCACCTGCCGGAGCCTGCTCGATCCGAACGGGATGGCCATGCGTCGGGTGCCCTGGGGGGCCTTGACGGCCGCATGTCAGGTGCTGCTCGGCTCAGTGCAGGCGCATCAGGAGGGGCAGACCCTCACCCTGGAGTGTCAAGACAAGCACGGTGGGCGACAGGTGATTCGCGTCGAGCAGGGACAGAGCAACTTCTCGTGGGTGAACGCCGGGACGACGGTTCGGCCGTACCTGTTGATTCTCGGCGAGGCCTTGATCTTTGGGAAACACCCGGAGTTGCAGGAGCGCTGGCAAGGCCTGCTGGAGACGATGAAGGACGTCCGCCTGCCGCTCGCCAGGATACAGTTGAGCAACCTGAGCGCCCAGGAGCCGGTTAAGGACGCCATGTGCAAGGTGCTCGACACGCTCTACACCGTGGGGAAGCTTGAGGGGGCCTACCGGGTGGAGAGCGAAGCGGCCCTCCCTGCGCCGGCACGCTATGAGCACACGCCACTCCTGTGGGGTGGGACGGTCAAGCGGGCGGCCGCCGATCCCCTCTCTCCCGAAAGCGTGCTGGCTCGCCGGGTGGGCCGGGGCGTCCGGGCGTTGCTCTGTGGGCCGACCGGGTGTGGGAAGACCGAACTGGACAAGCGCGTGGCCCTCCAGACGGGCGCGCGCCTGGTGAGCATCAAGGGGCGGCCAGGCCTGGAAGACCGGGACATGATCGGGTTCATCTCCCCCACCGTGCAGGGACCACAATGGATGGATGGGCCGCTCGCCCGGGCGTGGCGGCTCGCGCAGGGAGGCGAGCGGGTGGTGCTGCTGGTGGACGAGCTGCTGCGCCTGGATGCCTATCACCGCAACGTCCTGATTGGGGGACTGGATGATGTCAATGCCGAGGAGCTGGAAGCGTTGACGGGACAGGCGCATCCGGCGGGGCGGTACTACACGTTGGAGCTGCCCGGCGCCGGGGAGGTGTTGTACGCCTCGACGAGTCTGCTGTCGGTGATCTGCACGACGAACGTGGGGGGGAGCTATACGCAGAGTGGGGAGATCGACCCGGCCCTGCTGCGCCGGTTTCAGCGGACGTTGTTTCTGGAGTATCCGGAGGCGGCGGACATTCTGCCGGTGTATCGGCAGGCCTGCGCGCCGGCAGCGGAGGTGGCGTACAGCCTGGAGGTGGTCACGCGCTCGAGTACGACCGCAGATGGGCAGCTGCTAGAGCGGCCGATGAACATTGGCGTCACGCTGAATTACCTCGCGGAAGTGCAGGACCTGCTGGATATGGGGATGCTCCTGCGGGCCGCGCTGGAGGCCGCCTTACTGGTGACCGTGGTGCCGTTCTGCTGCGCGATGACCCAGGCGGGAACGCCGGACGAGGCAGGCATCAACATGCTCAAGGTCAAATTGCAGGCTGAATGCCAGCAGCGCAAAGTCGCTTAAACGTGCTGGGGACGCAACCGCGTCCCCAGCATCTTCTCTCATGTTGAAAGCTGTAAAAGTTTAAACTTTCTGCTAGAGTGTGACTATGACGCCAGTCAGCCCCCCCATTAAAGTTCGGGGGAAAGAAATACGCAAAGAACTGAGCCGTGTGCTGGTGCAGGTTGGTGATGGGCAACATGTGCTGATTACGCATCATGACCGACCTGTCGCAGCAATCATACCCATAGAAGACTATTACCGTCTTCCCCCACAACCCCAGGAGGGTGATATGCAAGTTATCAGTATCTACAATCAAGCGGGCGGGGCTGGAAAAACAACTGTCACCCGTGACCTTGGATACGCCTTGACGAATCGGGGTTACCGGGTCTTACTTATTGACTTGGACGCTCAGGCATCTCTTACGAGATGGCTGGGGTTATTGACTCCTACGCAAGATCAGCCTAAACCACCTGCAAGTCGGCTTGATCGTACCGTATTTAGTGTAATTAGCGATCCTGAAGCAGATCTGCCTACTCCACTTCGGGCATTTGGTATGGATGTTGTACCAGCGAACAGTAAACTTAGTGCCGGCGATGCTCTTCTATATGACGATAGGCAGAGAATGGACTATCTTAGAAGGGCAATACACAGCCTCAAAGGCAGGTACGATATTGTACTTTTAGATGCTCCTCCCGGTAGAACTTCAATGGCTCTGGCTGCTGTTGCTGCAAGTGATCATATGATCATACCAGTAAACGCCAGTAAAGCCTTGGAGAATATCAATAATGTTGCTGAAGTTTTAAGAGATGCCCGACTATATGCTCCAAATCTTAACGTACTGGCATTTGTTCCCCATTCTATAAATACCGCACAGAATCATGACAAGGATATCTTAAGGTATTTGAATGATGAACTATCTGCTCTAGCGCCAAGCACAACCCCGATAACTTTTAAAAATGTCCTCTATAAGGATGCCTCTATGGCTCAAGAGCCTATAGCTGTATTTGCACCAAAGCATAGTCCAAAGGCCGAATATGATGTTCTCGCTTCTGAAATTCTACAAATGCTCAATCTTGCGTCTAAGTTGGAGGCAGGAGTCTGATGCGTGGCACTCGTCCCAAGCTCAGTTTGGACTTCACATCTAGTGATCTTGTGTCGGGGTTAAAGAGTCCAAGCGTACTTCTGTTGTCTCCTCTGAAGATTCGAGTACGTGATGAATTTAATCCACGTGGACGGCACACAAATCAGGAAGAGGCATTTAGCGAGGATCGGCTCTTAGATTTAGGGGAAAGTCTGAGGCGGGATGGGGTACTTTCTCCTTTGCTGGTAAGTCAAGATGCCGAGGGGGAGTACTGGTTGATTGCAGGTGAACGGCGACTACGCGCCGCCCGTCTTGTCAACCTCAATGAAGTGCCTGTTATATTGAAAGATGAGCAAAATAGCTATCGTATTGCTCTGATAGAGAATCTACAGAGGGAAAATCTCAATGCTGTTGATGAAACATTTGGAGTTCTTCAACTTCTAGCGCAAGAAACTGGATTAGATCAAGATGAATTACCGGCAGCTCTGCGGCAGGCCGCTCGGAAGGATGCGGAAGATCCTCACGAACTTGGTAAGAAGCTACGAAGCTATGGAAATCATTCTTTAGACGCTTGGGCACGACATCGTCTCAATTTTTTGCGTTTATCATCACTAGAATTGGATGCCATTCGAAGTAGGCTTGCCCCTTGGCGCAATATTATTGAGCTTGTTCGTCTTCCTGAGGGAAATGACAGAAAACTTCTTTTGGATAAGATCACGCAAGATGCCTTATCTCTCAAACAGATTTCTGCTGAAGTAAATAGTATTCTTGGAAAAAAGACTGTTTCTCCGGAATTTAAGCAGCTATTCAAGGGTATCAACCCCGAGAGAGTGGCTGCTCTACCTGACGATAAGCGTGCCGAAGCACGCGCACTTCTCCAAAAGCTCCAAGAGATCCTGAGCTGAGGACGTGCGTCCTCAACTCCTCGCGGCTGAGGACGCACGTCCTCAAGACAGGTATGGCCCCCCAACTTCGGGGGGCCAAACTCGTTTATGACCCCTTCCGCGCACTGGTGGCAGGCCCCCCACATCCAGGACTGGAGCCGCCAGACTTGGCGCTACTACTCCTGGCGTCCCACCTACCAGCTCACCTTGACGACCAGTGAACCCACGGCCTACGTCAACATGAAGGCCAAGCAGGTCGTCTGCAATCCGGAGTACCCCTATCCCCCACTTCTGTACCGCAGTGGCGTGCGTGGGCTCCCCAGCGACATCCGCGCCTTCCATGTCGCTTACCTCGAAAGCTTGATCGCGCACGAGGCCGGCCACACCCATCACAGCGGAGACCTCCCCGCCGGTCTCCTTGGGCAGCTCGTCAACATCATCGAGGACGAACGCATGGAACGCCTTATGGCCCAGACGTTCCCTCAACTCCAGGCACTCTTCCACCTCGCCGCCGACGCTGATGCCGCACACAGCATCGCGGGCGGTGGAACCGGCGGTGACCTCATCCGGGGTTGCCTCCTCCATCGCTTCACCTGGCACCACCCTACTTGGGCCTATATCCCGGACCAGGCCGACGCCCATCCCTGGCCCCGCGTGTGCACCATCCTCGAAGATGCTTGGACCGCTCCAGACTTCGCGGACGTCATCACGGCCGCGCGCGACATTCTGAACATCCTTGGCCTCCCTGCGGACGCCCCCCGACGCGATGACCTTGCGCACCTCCTCGACGGCACGGGACAACAGGTCCTCTCCTCTGACGAACGGGCGCAAGAGGACCCCCAGGGTGCAGGCTCCGGCAAGGGGAACGGTGGTGGACGGCCCACGCGTCCCATACCGGAGCAGCTCCCCACCGCCACGACCCTGGAACTCAAAGCGCAACTCACCGGGCTCAGCCGACAACTTGCTGGTCTCCTCCAGGCCAAGGGTAAGCCCAGCCACGTGCAGCAGAGTCGGGACCGGGGCCGCTACCGGGCCGACCGTGCCCTCACCGGCAGCGAACGGTGCTTCGACCAGCGGGTGGGTGCTGAGAAGCTCACCGAAACCCATGTGCGCCTGGCCGTGGACATCAGCGGCAGCATGAAGGGCGACAACATGGACGCCGCACGGGAACTGACCTTCGCGTTGACCTATGCCGCCCAGCTTGCGGGCGTCCCGCTCATCGCCGTGGCCTTCGACGAACAGATCGTCCCCCTCGTGGACCCAGGGCAGCCGGGCGGCGACACGGCCCTGAACACGGTCGCCCAATTGCACGCCCGCGGGAGCACCGTCCTCTCCCCTGCCCTCGAAGCCCTTTGGCGGCCCGTCCTCCCGGGGCAAAGCCTGACCTTCGTGATCACGGATGGTGGGCTGTGCAGTGACGACTACCAGGACTGCCAGCGTCTCCGAGGCAAGCACAAGGGCATGATCATCCCCGTCCTCCTCGGAGACGCACCCCGGATTCAGGCGCAGTACGAAGCGGCGTTCGGGCGGTGCGTTGCTCTTCGGGATGGAGCGCACTTACTGACGTACTTCCCAAGTTTTCTGCGCGCCTTCCTAAAATGAGTGCTGGCCCCCGTGGTGGGGGCCACGCTGCCGTCATGACACCCTGGTCGACCCTGCTCCTCTTGATCTCGCAGACGGAGGCGCACCCACTCGCTCCTGCTCTAGCAGAGCACCTCCGCACGTCCTCAACGGACATCCAGGCGCTCGTGCAGGAAGCCTGGCAGGACGCCCGCCTGGCTCCTGATCCCCTGGCGAGGCGGTATGTCTTTGTCGAGGGGGTCCACCAACTCTTCGCGCCGCTCCCAGCCTCCGGCCCCGCAACGCATCTGGGCCATGGTCAGGCGCTCGCTCACTACGCCACTCGCCTGGAGCACGCGCCGCCCTGCCTGCACGAAGCCATCCGGGACATCACGACCTTCGGGCAGGAAATCAGCGTCACCCGTCGGCTCCAACGCGATGGAGTGCTCGCCTGTCTGGAGCGGGCGTGCTTTGATCTCGGCCGCGCCCTCAGGGGACAGGCCACGGTCCGGCGGTTGGAGCACCACCAGGTCACGCTGCTTGAACTCGCCTACGACCGCAATGAGACCGTCACGCCACTCCCGGTCGATACGACCCAAGCTGGGTGGGCGCAGCAGCTGGCCGTACGCTGAAGATCTGGCTCCCAGGTGGGGCCATCCCCGAGCATGACTGTTCCGCATGCCTGGTATCCCCGGTTCAACGGCTTCTTCCTCGCACAGGTCCAGCAGGGCCGTGAGGGTGAAGTGTCCTGTACTCTGACCTGCTCTGGAGAACCAGTCGGCACAGTCCGCTGGTCGCCGGGCTCCCCTCCGCACTTCGAACCCGAGGGCCTGAAGTGGGACCTGACGTTCTGGGTGGCGCTCAGGCTGCGGGCGGAGGACGCGGACGGTCGACTGCTCCTGGGTGAGATGCTGGACTGCTGGCAGGTGGAACAGGACGCTCAACACCACCAGATGGTTCGGAGCGGTACGTCTGCCCCAGGTGAGCAGCTGCGGGTGTTCCGACTGTCACCCGATCTCAGTCACGAGGCGTTGGCCCAGCTGGCGCACATGCCGGAGTACGCCCCAGGGTTAGTCCAGGTCTATGTCCCGCAGACCAGTTGGCAGCCTTTGCCGCATCGGCCGCATCCACAGTTTCAGGGCTTCGAACTATTGAGTCTGAGGTTCTCTGAGGAGACGGATCGACTGGACGATTTCGAGGCTACGCTTGCTCGGGACGGACAGTACATCGGGACCATCCGCCATGACCTGGAGGGGCAGGTGCTGCAGTTTCAGTTGTACACTGAGGACCGGGAGGCCTTTCTGACACTCGCGGCTCACCTCGGTTTCTCAGAAGATCCGATCAAAGGTCTGTTCTACGCCCTGGCCGAATGCCTGCATTTCGATGCTCAAGTGCTGACGGCCCAGTACGTCAGGACCACACCCCAGGGCGAGACGGCCTCCCAAATCGAATCCTTACCGCTGACGTGGACACCGCAGAACCTTGCGCGCTATGCCAGGCGACCAGACGTACAGCCGGGCTTGCGGGACTACTACGTTCGCCATCAGGGGTGGCAGTCTCTTCCTTCCCTGACCTGAGCAGGTCAGGTCTGGCCCCAGGTCTGGGGCCACCCACACGTATGGATCCTAATTTTCATCCCCGCTTCGAGGGCTTCTTCGTCAAGAACATTCAGAACGGCAAGGACGGCGACTTCGCCTGCATCCTGACCCGTCACGGCCAGGTGCTGGGGCGCGTCTGGACCGACCGTGGAAGTGCGGTATTCATGTCGCTCGCGGCAGAGGACGAGACGGCGCTCCGCGAGCTGGCGCTGCGCCTCGACCCCCTGGATCAGGAGACCGGCATGCTCATGCTTGAGTTGCTCGAAGCTGCCGAACTCGACCCACTGTCGACGAGATACCAGATCGTCCGCACCGCCCCAGATCCGGACCATCCCCTGGGCTTGCGCACCCAACAGCAGCTCCCCTTGACGTTGACCCTGGACGATCTGACGCAGCTGGCTCGCCACCCGCATTTCTCTCCGGGCCTGACCGACTACTATGTCCGGCACCGAGGCTGGCAGCCCTTGCCCCTTACCCCCGTCGCCTCCTGAGCTCTGGCCCCGAAACCGGGGCCACTTGATCGGTATGACGATTTCCCGGCATCCCCAGTTCCAAGGCTTCTTCCTCACGGACCTCGAGGCGCACCCGGAGACGGGTGAATTCCGGTGCGTGTTGACCCGACACGGTCACCCCATTGGGCTCGCTCAGGCCAGTGCGGCGAACCGGCCCGTACAGCTCCAACTTCCCGAAGCAGAAGCCCAGGCCTTTCTGGAACTCGCACAGGACCGTCATCTGCATGACCACGAGGGCCACCTGCTGATGGGTGAACTCCTCCGTCACTTCACCCTCGATCAACTCAGTCTCGAACGTCAGGTCCTCCAGACGCAGACTCGTCTTCCCGAGGACGTCCCCACCCAGATTCAGTTTCCCCTGGGCATGCCGGTCAGTGCCATCGCGGCCCTTGCCGATGATCCCGAGTACGCCCCTGGACTCGTGCAGATCTACATCCGGTACCAGGGCTGGCGCCCCCTACCTCCCCGCGACACTGCGCCCTTCCAGGGCTTCGCACTCCTGGACCCTATCGAGGAGCCGAACGAGCACTTCCAATGCGTGCTCCAGCGGGACGGCCAGGCGGTCGGCTACCTCCTCACCCACCCGGCCCAGGCGGGGCTCCGGCTCAACTGTGCCCCCCTCCACGCACGCGCCTTCCTCCACCTCGCCCAGACGCTGAATCCACAGGACCACGACGGCACCCTTCTCGTCGAAACGATACTGGGCGCGCACTAGAACCGTTGGCCCCCGTGTGGGGCCACTTTCACGTTTTCAGTTCTGGCCCACGGGACTTCCCGTGAGCCAGTTCATTCGTATGAGTCTCACCACCGCCATTGACACCTGCGATCTGCCTGGTCTGATCGCCCACCTCTGCGGGCACGAGGCCGTCCGGGGCCTGGGCACCAAGGGCGGCACCATCTGCGATCCGCGCCCCGGCATGCACGAGGCCAACCCGAGCTTCAGCGTCTGGCGCAATGGGGCCGGCACGTGGATGTGGAAGAAGCGCGGGCGGAACAGCGGGCAGGGCACGGCGTTCACCTTCCTGACTAGTCTCGGTCAGTCCGGCGCCCAGGCCAGGCAGGCCCTCCTGGAGTTCACCGGCACGGCGAGTACCTGGGACGAGGGCAGCGGAGGCGCGAAACATACCGTGACCTTCACGCCCCGGGACACGCTCGCCGAAGCGCGGCAGAAGGCAGCCGAAGTGCGCCCCATGACGCAACGCCAGTTCGGGGAGTTGCGCGACCGCCTTGAGCCACTGAAGGCCGAGGATGCGGCCGCGCAGGAACTCGCGCGTCGAGGCCTGTGGCTCGCGGACGGCCTGCAGGCGTTCAAGTACGAGGGCGATCTGGTCTTCCTGGTGCGGGGTCCGGATGGGCGGGCGTACAACATCAAGCGCCGGCGCACGGACGCGGTGAAGAGCAAGTACCAGGTCATGGTTCCGGGCCTGAGCACGCCGGCCTGGTGCAACCCCAGGTACGGGCAGGCCAAGCGGGTACTGCTCGTCGAGGGTGAGCTGAACGCGGCGGCCGCATGGCGGGTCATCCGGCAGTCGGGCCTCGACCTGGATGTACAGGGGCTCGCGGGGACGGACACCTGGCCGTTCCTCGAAGGGCTGGACCGTGAAGTCCTGATCTACGCGGACGCCGACCGGAGTGGAGACGGCATGCGTGCGCGAATGCAGGACTTGGCGTTCGCCTCCGGCGCGCCCCGGGTCCAGCAGTTGCCGGCCCTGCCTGCGGGCCAGGACTTCTGTGACGTCCTCGGCGAACAGGGTGTGGCGGCCCTGGAGCGGGTGCTGCACGCCCAGCACGAGCGGCCGGTGGAGGAGGAGACGTTGACGCTCTGGCCAGCCCAGTTCGAAGTGCAGCAGGCGGCCCGGATGAGCGTGCTGCTGGGGCAGCCTGAAGATCACCGCGCGTGGCCGCTGGTTCGCCCTCGCTGAGTTGACAGCGCCTGGGGTGTGATGCTCTTTGAAGGTATGTACGTCGTTCACACCAGTAAAGAAGGCCCCTGCGCCGCTGTGCTCACCCAGGTGCTGGGCGACCAGGCTGTGCGCAATCTCCGTCCCGCGTACTTTGATATCGGTGAACGGGTCTGGCTCGCTCCTGCGCGGCCCGTTCAGCTCAAGGACCTGGAGGTGCTGCGGACGGTCGAGGAGATTGAAGTGGTGGTGCGCCACCGCGTGCAGTGCTGGAAGGGCGAGTGGACCTCCCAGACGAAGATCATGTTCCGCGGGCAGGTGCGGTGTGGGGGGTTGGGGGACCGACGTGCGGTGAGGGGAGAGGGCTTCTCCCACGCTCAGGCGATGAGCTTCGCCGAAGCCCGCCTGGAGTTGGATCCAGCCGCTCAGGAGGTGGCCATCGTTCCGTTCTCCCTTGAGGACTTCTTGCGTCCTCGGGTGCAGCTGTCATGACCGGGTCGACGCGTTCGAGGGGTGGCCCGCTGCGCGAGCCGTCGCTCACCTACCTGATCTACGTGGGGGACCAGGGCGTGGCGTGTACGGATGATCATGCGCTCGCCGACTTGGCACTCGTGCAGCTGCGGCAGTGCCATCCAGGTGAGGTCGTGCGGTGGCGGTATGCCCCAGTCGTGGACGCGCACCGGCATCACGCGGTTCGGCTGTACCACCGCGATGACCTGCGGGTCTGCGACCTGTGGGTGGTGACCATCGACCGACAGATCCAGGGGATCACGTGGGAGTGTCGGGGGCAGACGTTGCGGGGCCTGGTAGGAGAACGGGGGGCGTGCGACGAGGGGGTGGCGTGGGGTCGGGCAGCGCATAAGACGCTCGCGGAGACCCTGGCGCGGCGGGCGATCCGGGCGTATGTGCCTCCGGAGGCTGAGGCCACGTTCAGCCTGGAAGAACTCTTCACTGACTGCAACTGGAAGCTTTGGCCCCCGCTGGGGGCTTTGTTCAGTTTCCGCCGAGGGAACCTCACCCCAGGGGTGCAGGGCGGCCAGACCGTCTTCGTCAGCGCGGGCCTGTGAGGTATGGCCCGCGCAAGCGCGGGCCAGGGGTCGCGCATGACCAAAACCCCCTCGGCTCAGCCCCAACTGCTCACCACCGACCTGTTCGGCACCTGGCAGCCCCCCACTCCCGCCAAGAGCAAGAAGGCCCCCAAGGTCACCAAGACCCTCACCCTCCCTCCCATCGACGTGGAGGCTGCCCGGGTGGACGACGCCGAGCTGCGGGCCTTCGCCCTCCAGAGTGCCCCGCAGCCCAGCGGCCGTCCCTTGCACCGTCCGATGGGGGTCGAGGCCCTCCAGACCAGTGACGTAGCCACCCGCCTGAAGGCGAACGCCCTCGCCGACCAGATTGCCCGCATGGACGGGGAATTGACCCCGGAGGCCGTGCGTGCCCTGCTGGCGTTCAGTGGCGCCGGTGGCCTAGGCGACCAGAGCGCTTCGACGAATGCCTTCTACACGCCGAGTGCCCTGGCGAAGTTCTGCTGGGAGATCGCGGCTGTCCTCAAAGCGGGACCGAGTGCCCTGGAGTTTGCTGCTGGGGGTGGAGCGTTCCTCGAAACGGCCTCCAGATACACCGAGATCACCGCCGTCGAACTTGACGAAACGAGCAGCTTGGTCACCCGGGCCCTGTATCCGGACGTGGCCCATCATCACGTCCCCTTCGAGAGCTACCACCGGCAGTCTCAGGACCGGCCCTTCAATCTGGTGATTGGTAACCCGCCCTATGGCGGCCGTGGGGAGAGTGGCAATCTGGACCGGCCACACATCCGCGCAGCGCACTGGTACTTCACCTTCGCAGGTCTGGAGAGATTGCTGCCGGGCGGGTACATGATCACGGTGGTCCCCGAGGCCATGCTGCGCAACCCGAGCGAGCAGAAGTCCCGCGAGGAGCTCTTGGACCGCGCGCACCTGCTGGGCGCCTTCCTCGTGCCCGAGGGCGCCTTCCGGTTGACCGGTGCGGGTGTGACGACGGCCGTCCTCGTGCTGCGCCGGCATGACGCGGGGGTTTACGAGGTACTCCAGGCCCTGACGCCTTAGCAGCGCGATCAACTCCGGGAGGCGCGCTGCGTTCAGGACTTCGCCTTGCGCCGGTTCGTGGAAGGCGCCGTGGCTTTCAAGCAGGATAAGGACGAGCGCTGGGTAAGTGCGGGCATCTTCGAGAGCCTGGCTGCCGGGAAGACTGGCGTGCGGACCGGCCGGTTCGGCGATCCCGTGCTCGAGGGGGAGTTCGGCGTGTCCGAGGAGAAGCTGGAGAACGTCGTGCATACGCTCACCCGGCGCCGCTTCGACATCCTCACCCGTCCGGGCCTGGAGTCGGCCATTCGGACTCTCCTGGGGGAGACGGCCGCGCAGGTGGTGCGGGAGATCCCGGCGAGCCTGCACCCCATCCAGGAGGGTCAGGTCAGCCCCTGCCGGCGGTACCGCTTCGCGGCGGGCATGTGGCGCTACAACGGCGGCCTGAACAACCCGGCGCTCCTGAGTGCCCTGGGGGTCGCCCGGCTGGCCGTCAAGGCGCGTGGTCGCCTGCTGAAGGGTGACCCGCACCTGCGTCCAGCACTGGGGGCCGCCCACGATGCGCACGTGCAGGCCTACGGTCCCTACGACTTGGCGATGATCGGGAAGTACGTCTCCCAGTTCCCGCTGTTACGGGTGCTGGTCGATACGAGCGGCGCGCCGGCCCGAGTGCTGGAGGACGTGCAGCGGACGGCCATCCAGATTCGTGGGGGCACGATCAGTGAAGTCGCCCAGCAGTTGGAGGCGTACGGGCTGCTTGACGAGCACGCCCTGAGCGCCTATGCCCGCGTGCCCCAGGTGGCGGCCAACGCGCACCTCCTGGCGGAGTACGCCTTCGACGGGAAGATGTGGGAAGCGAACGCCACGTACTACCGGGGCAATGCGGCCCAGAAGGCGCAGGCCTGCGACACCCTGGCCGCAGAGGAACAGGGGGTGCGGCAGACTGCCATACTGACACAGGCCGCCAAGCTGCGGGCCATGACGCCCTGGAAGGA from Deinococcus sp. Leaf326 encodes:
- a CDS encoding N-6 DNA methylase, whose amino-acid sequence is MTKTPSAQPQLLTTDLFGTWQPPTPAKSKKAPKVTKTLTLPPIDVEAARVDDAELRAFALQSAPQPSGRPLHRPMGVEALQTSDVATRLKANALADQIARMDGELTPEAVRALLAFSGAGGLGDQSASTNAFYTPSALAKFCWEIAAVLKAGPSALEFAAGGGAFLETASRYTEITAVELDETSSLVTRALYPDVAHHHVPFESYHRQSQDRPFNLVIGNPPYGGRGESGNLDRPHIRAAHWYFTFAGLERLLPGGYMITVVPEAMLRNPSEQKSREELLDRAHLLGAFLVPEGAFRLTGAGVTTAVLVLRRHDAGVYEVLQALTP
- a CDS encoding type II toxin-antitoxin system prevent-host-death family antitoxin, with the protein product MTPVSPPIKVRGKEIRKELSRVLVQVGDGQHVLITHHDRPVAAIIPIEDYYRLPPQPQEGDMQVISIYNQAGGAGKTTVTRDLGYALTNRGYRVLLIDLDAQASLTRWLGLLTPTQDQPKPPASRLDRTVFSVISDPEADLPTPLRAFGMDVVPANSKLSAGDALLYDDRQRMDYLRRAIHSLKGRYDIVLLDAPPGRTSMALAAVAASDHMIIPVNASKALENINNVAEVLRDARLYAPNLNVLAFVPHSINTAQNHDKDILRYLNDELSALAPSTTPITFKNVLYKDASMAQEPIAVFAPKHSPKAEYDVLASEILQMLNLASKLEAGV
- a CDS encoding ParB/RepB/Spo0J family partition protein; amino-acid sequence: MRGTRPKLSLDFTSSDLVSGLKSPSVLLLSPLKIRVRDEFNPRGRHTNQEEAFSEDRLLDLGESLRRDGVLSPLLVSQDAEGEYWLIAGERRLRAARLVNLNEVPVILKDEQNSYRIALIENLQRENLNAVDETFGVLQLLAQETGLDQDELPAALRQAARKDAEDPHELGKKLRSYGNHSLDAWARHRLNFLRLSSLELDAIRSRLAPWRNIIELVRLPEGNDRKLLLDKITQDALSLKQISAEVNSILGKKTVSPEFKQLFKGINPERVAALPDDKRAEARALLQKLQEILS
- a CDS encoding AAA family ATPase; this encodes MIDSRRVFSMSCDLFPSLGTKGMVNMPSTCRSLLDPNGMAMRRVPWGALTAACQVLLGSVQAHQEGQTLTLECQDKHGGRQVIRVEQGQSNFSWVNAGTTVRPYLLILGEALIFGKHPELQERWQGLLETMKDVRLPLARIQLSNLSAQEPVKDAMCKVLDTLYTVGKLEGAYRVESEAALPAPARYEHTPLLWGGTVKRAAADPLSPESVLARRVGRGVRALLCGPTGCGKTELDKRVALQTGARLVSIKGRPGLEDRDMIGFISPTVQGPQWMDGPLARAWRLAQGGERVVLLVDELLRLDAYHRNVLIGGLDDVNAEELEALTGQAHPAGRYYTLELPGAGEVLYASTSLLSVICTTNVGGSYTQSGEIDPALLRRFQRTLFLEYPEAADILPVYRQACAPAAEVAYSLEVVTRSSTTADGQLLERPMNIGVTLNYLAEVQDLLDMGMLLRAALEAALLVTVVPFCCAMTQAGTPDEAGINMLKVKLQAECQQRKVA
- a CDS encoding toprim domain-containing protein, which gives rise to MSQFIRMSLTTAIDTCDLPGLIAHLCGHEAVRGLGTKGGTICDPRPGMHEANPSFSVWRNGAGTWMWKKRGRNSGQGTAFTFLTSLGQSGAQARQALLEFTGTASTWDEGSGGAKHTVTFTPRDTLAEARQKAAEVRPMTQRQFGELRDRLEPLKAEDAAAQELARRGLWLADGLQAFKYEGDLVFLVRGPDGRAYNIKRRRTDAVKSKYQVMVPGLSTPAWCNPRYGQAKRVLLVEGELNAAAAWRVIRQSGLDLDVQGLAGTDTWPFLEGLDREVLIYADADRSGDGMRARMQDLAFASGAPRVQQLPALPAGQDFCDVLGEQGVAALERVLHAQHERPVEEETLTLWPAQFEVQQAARMSVLLGQPEDHRAWPLVRPR
- a CDS encoding vWA domain-containing protein — protein: MTPSAHWWQAPHIQDWSRQTWRYYSWRPTYQLTLTTSEPTAYVNMKAKQVVCNPEYPYPPLLYRSGVRGLPSDIRAFHVAYLESLIAHEAGHTHHSGDLPAGLLGQLVNIIEDERMERLMAQTFPQLQALFHLAADADAAHSIAGGGTGGDLIRGCLLHRFTWHHPTWAYIPDQADAHPWPRVCTILEDAWTAPDFADVITAARDILNILGLPADAPRRDDLAHLLDGTGQQVLSSDERAQEDPQGAGSGKGNGGGRPTRPIPEQLPTATTLELKAQLTGLSRQLAGLLQAKGKPSHVQQSRDRGRYRADRALTGSERCFDQRVGAEKLTETHVRLAVDISGSMKGDNMDAARELTFALTYAAQLAGVPLIAVAFDEQIVPLVDPGQPGGDTALNTVAQLHARGSTVLSPALEALWRPVLPGQSLTFVITDGGLCSDDYQDCQRLRGKHKGMIIPVLLGDAPRIQAQYEAAFGRCVALRDGAHLLTYFPSFLRAFLK